In the Telopea speciosissima isolate NSW1024214 ecotype Mountain lineage chromosome 2, Tspe_v1, whole genome shotgun sequence genome, one interval contains:
- the LOC122651775 gene encoding thiamine-repressible mitochondrial transport protein THI74-like: MGWRYKAGLFLIAAVVIIWVSSAEVTQGIFTDYKQPFAVTYLGASLMVIYLPIAFIKDCICRSLRSRSSKDDKKAETVDKSSADVDSPTKFHEMQIFEMETQRKNSEADLSVQEEGKPLVSKHKEDMDMLKHDRELTTKEIATYGFYIAPIWFITEYLSNAALARTSVASTTVLSSTSGMFTLFIGSFLGEESLNIAKVVAVFVSMAGVVMTTLGKTWATDEAELSASASGKRSLVGDLFGLLSAMTYGLFTVLLKKLAGEDGERVDVQKLFGYIGLFTLVALWWLVWPLTALGIEPKFTIPHSIKMEEVVLANGFVGSVLSDYFWALCVVWTTPLVATLGMSLTIPLAMIADMMIHGRHYSAIYILGSVQVFAGFVIANLSNWLSRKLGL, from the exons ATGGGTTGGAGGTACAAGGCAGGATTGTTCCTTATTGCAGCTGTTGTAATCATCTGGGTCTCCTCTGCGGAAGTCACGCAG GGCATTTTTACAGACTATAAACAACCATTTGCAGTTACATATTTAGGAGCCTCTCTTATGGTAATTTATCTCCCAATAGCATTCATCAAGGATTGTATATGTCGTTCATTGAGAAGCCGCTCCTCAAAAGATGATAAAAAGGCAGAAACTGTTGATAAGTCATCTGCTGATGTTGATTCTCCTACAAAATTTCATGAGATGCAAATCTTTGAAATGGaaacccaaagaaaaaacaGTGAAGCAGACCTTTCTGTACAGGAAGAGGGAAAACCTTTAGTTTCCAAACACAAAGAAGATATGGACATGCTAAAACATGACAGAGAGCTTACCACAAAGGAAATTGCGACATATGGATTTTATATTGCGCCTATCTGGTTTATAACTGAG TACTTATCTAATGCTGCACTCGCACGTACAAGTGTTGCAAGTACAACAGTATTGTCCTCAACTTCAGGAATGTTCACCCTTTTTATTGGATCATTTCTTGGAGAAGAATCTCTAAATATAGCGAAAGTAGTTGCTGTCTTTGTTAGCATGGCCGGAGTTGTGATGACAACACTGGGAAAGACCTGGGCCACAGATGAGGCAGAATTAAGTGCATCTGC TAGTGGGAAACGATCTCTTGTAGGAGACCTCTTTGGGCTTCTCTCAGCTATGACATATGGACTGTTTACTG TTCTTCTGAAGAAGTTAGCTGGAGAGGACGGAGAAAGGGTTGATGTGCAAAAGTTATTTGGATATATTGGACTGTTCACACTTGTTGCCCTCTGGTGGCTGG TGTGGCCATTGACTGCTTTGGGAATTGAACCAAAGTTCACAATTCCTCACTCCATTAAAATGGAAGAAGTTGTACTTGCGAATGGCTTTGTTGGAAGTGTCCTCTCTGACTACTTCTG gGCTTTATGTGTTGTTTGGACAACCCCATTGGTGGCCACCTTAGGCATGTCTCTAACCATACCACTTGCCATGATAGCTGACATGATGATTCATGGACGTCACTATTCAGCAATTTATATTTTAGGCTCCGTTCAG GTGTTTGCTGGGTTTGTGATTGCTAACCTTTCAAATTGGTTATCCCGAAAGTTGGGATTGTAG
- the LOC122651774 gene encoding ubiquitin C-terminal hydrolase 22-like isoform X2, translated as MSSKNNHRGDGQIPQPCPHLADFRSRNGHKPFRALQECLRTKPLGRAAIRRDPKEVPHCSDCGHSARHRLYACVACAAVFCHSQPESSHAAVHAESMPQGHEIAVDVDRAELFCCACCDQVYDRDFDAAVVLAQTAASTLGGGSTLPPVLPPENLRKRRRVDYRPWTPDPRERILMGRGSSPLQRGDEDSSCLPEGLRGLNNLGNTCFMNSVLQALLHTPPLRNYFLSDRHNRYLCQQKNAAGHDCNNKKNLRLCLACDMDAMFSAVFSGDRKPYSPANFLYSWWQHAANLASYEQQDAHEFFISMLDGIHEKVKDRCKTQSQGSGDCCIAHRVFSGILRSDVTCAACGFTSTTYDPCIDISLDLEPNQRGSAKMASSKSHHACNGETDSGGISTLVGCLNHFTRPERLGSDQKFFCQQCQVRQESLKQMSIRKLPLVSCFHIKRFEHSTTRNMSRKVDRYLQFPFSLDLAPYLSSSILRSRFGNRFFAFEDDEPGTSNELSSEFELFAVVTHTGRLDAGHYVTYLRLSNQWYKCDDAWITQVSENIVRAAQGYMMFYVQKTLYYKASEKTVSS; from the exons ATGTCGTCGAAGAACAATCACAGAGGTGATGGTCAGATTCCTCAGCCATGCCCTCACCTTGCTGATTTCCGATCCCGAAATGGTCACAAACCATTTCGCGCCCTACAGGAGTGCCTCCGAACCAAGCCACTCGGACGAGCTGCGATCCGCCGCGACCCGAAAGAAGTCCCTCACTGCTCCGACTGCGGTCACTCCGCACGCCATCGCCTCTACGCATGCGTTGCCTGCGCCGCCGTCTTCTGCCACTCGCAGCCTGAGTCGTCCCACGCGGCCGTTCATGCCGAGTCAATGCCTCAAGGTCACGAGATCGCCGTTGATGTCGACCGCGCCGAGCTCTTCTGCTGTGCCTGTTGTGATCAGGTATATGACCGTGACTTTGATGCTGCCGTCGTACTCGCGCAGACTGCGGCATCGACGCTCGGCGGTGGATCGACGTTGCCGCCGGTGCTGCCACCGGAGAATCtcaggaagaggaggagggtAGATTATCGGCCATGGACGCCCGATCCAAGAGAGCGAATCTTGATGGGGAGAGGTTCGAGTCCATTGCAGAGAGGAGATGAAGACTCTTCCTGCTTACCTGAGGGGTTGCGAGGGCTTAACAATCTTGGGAACACTTGTTTCATGAATTCGGTCCTCCAAGCTTTGCTTCACACTCCTCCACTGAGGAACTATTTCTTGAGTGATCGCCATAACCGTTATCTTTGTCAGCAGAA GAATGCGGCGGGCCACGATTGTAATAATAAGAAGAATTTGCGTCTTTGCCTGGCTTGCGACATGGATGCAATGTTCTCAGCGGTTTTCTCTGGTGATCGGAAGCCGTATAGTCCAGCAAATTTTCTTTACAG TTGGTGGCAACATGCAGCAAATCTGGCAAGTTATGAACAGCAAGATGCCCAcgaattttttatttccatgCTTGATGGGATACATGAAAAGGTGAAGGATCGATGCAAAACCCAAAGCCAAG GCAGTGGAGACTGTTGCATTGCTCATAGAGTGTTTTCTGGTATCTTGAGATCTGATGTCACTTGTGCAGCCTGTGGCTTCACATCTACGACATATGATCCGTGTATTGACATCTCATTGGACTTGGAACCAAACCAGAGGGGTTCTGCAAAGATGGCTTCCTCAAAGTCACATCATGCTTGCAATGGTGAGACAGATAGCGGTGGGATATCCACCCTAGTTGGATGTTTGAACCATTTTACGAGGCCTGAGAGACTAGGTTCTGACCAGAAATTCTTCTGCCAGCAGTGCCAGGTGAGGCAGGAGTCGTTGAAGCAAATGTCCATTAGGAAGCTCCCACTGGTTTCCTGTTTCCATATAAAACGATTTGAGCATTCTACCACAAGAAATATGTCAAGGAAGGTTGATCGTTATCTACAGTTCCCATTTTCCCTGGACCTGGCACCTTacctctcttcttccatcttgaGGAGTAGATTTGGCAACCGGTTTTTTGCTTTTGAAGATGATGAGCCAGGCACTTCCAATGAGTTGTCTTCAGAGTTTGAGTTGTTTGCTGTGGTCACGCACACTGGTAGATTGGATGCTGGCCATTACGTGACCTATCTACGGTTAAGTAATCAGTGGTACAAGTGTGATGATGCATGGATAACTCAAGTTAGTGAGAACATTGTCAGGGCTGCACAAGGCTACATGATGTTCTATGTACAGAAGACCCTCTACTATAAAGCGAGTGAAAAAACGGTTTCCTCCTAA
- the LOC122651774 gene encoding ubiquitin C-terminal hydrolase 22-like isoform X1 — protein MSSKNNHRGDGQIPQPCPHLADFRSRNGHKPFRALQECLRTKPLGRAAIRRDPKEVPHCSDCGHSARHRLYACVACAAVFCHSQPESSHAAVHAESMPQGHEIAVDVDRAELFCCACCDQVYDRDFDAAVVLAQTAASTLGGGSTLPPVLPPENLRKRRRVDYRPWTPDPRERILMGRGSSPLQRGDEDSSCLPEGLRGLNNLGNTCFMNSVLQALLHTPPLRNYFLSDRHNRYLCQQKNKMDSNVNQMNAAGHDCNNKKNLRLCLACDMDAMFSAVFSGDRKPYSPANFLYSWWQHAANLASYEQQDAHEFFISMLDGIHEKVKDRCKTQSQGSGDCCIAHRVFSGILRSDVTCAACGFTSTTYDPCIDISLDLEPNQRGSAKMASSKSHHACNGETDSGGISTLVGCLNHFTRPERLGSDQKFFCQQCQVRQESLKQMSIRKLPLVSCFHIKRFEHSTTRNMSRKVDRYLQFPFSLDLAPYLSSSILRSRFGNRFFAFEDDEPGTSNELSSEFELFAVVTHTGRLDAGHYVTYLRLSNQWYKCDDAWITQVSENIVRAAQGYMMFYVQKTLYYKASEKTVSS, from the exons ATGTCGTCGAAGAACAATCACAGAGGTGATGGTCAGATTCCTCAGCCATGCCCTCACCTTGCTGATTTCCGATCCCGAAATGGTCACAAACCATTTCGCGCCCTACAGGAGTGCCTCCGAACCAAGCCACTCGGACGAGCTGCGATCCGCCGCGACCCGAAAGAAGTCCCTCACTGCTCCGACTGCGGTCACTCCGCACGCCATCGCCTCTACGCATGCGTTGCCTGCGCCGCCGTCTTCTGCCACTCGCAGCCTGAGTCGTCCCACGCGGCCGTTCATGCCGAGTCAATGCCTCAAGGTCACGAGATCGCCGTTGATGTCGACCGCGCCGAGCTCTTCTGCTGTGCCTGTTGTGATCAGGTATATGACCGTGACTTTGATGCTGCCGTCGTACTCGCGCAGACTGCGGCATCGACGCTCGGCGGTGGATCGACGTTGCCGCCGGTGCTGCCACCGGAGAATCtcaggaagaggaggagggtAGATTATCGGCCATGGACGCCCGATCCAAGAGAGCGAATCTTGATGGGGAGAGGTTCGAGTCCATTGCAGAGAGGAGATGAAGACTCTTCCTGCTTACCTGAGGGGTTGCGAGGGCTTAACAATCTTGGGAACACTTGTTTCATGAATTCGGTCCTCCAAGCTTTGCTTCACACTCCTCCACTGAGGAACTATTTCTTGAGTGATCGCCATAACCGTTATCTTTGTCAGCAGAAGAACAAAATGGACAGTAATGTCAACCAAATGAATGCGGCGGGCCACGATTGTAATAATAAGAAGAATTTGCGTCTTTGCCTGGCTTGCGACATGGATGCAATGTTCTCAGCGGTTTTCTCTGGTGATCGGAAGCCGTATAGTCCAGCAAATTTTCTTTACAG TTGGTGGCAACATGCAGCAAATCTGGCAAGTTATGAACAGCAAGATGCCCAcgaattttttatttccatgCTTGATGGGATACATGAAAAGGTGAAGGATCGATGCAAAACCCAAAGCCAAG GCAGTGGAGACTGTTGCATTGCTCATAGAGTGTTTTCTGGTATCTTGAGATCTGATGTCACTTGTGCAGCCTGTGGCTTCACATCTACGACATATGATCCGTGTATTGACATCTCATTGGACTTGGAACCAAACCAGAGGGGTTCTGCAAAGATGGCTTCCTCAAAGTCACATCATGCTTGCAATGGTGAGACAGATAGCGGTGGGATATCCACCCTAGTTGGATGTTTGAACCATTTTACGAGGCCTGAGAGACTAGGTTCTGACCAGAAATTCTTCTGCCAGCAGTGCCAGGTGAGGCAGGAGTCGTTGAAGCAAATGTCCATTAGGAAGCTCCCACTGGTTTCCTGTTTCCATATAAAACGATTTGAGCATTCTACCACAAGAAATATGTCAAGGAAGGTTGATCGTTATCTACAGTTCCCATTTTCCCTGGACCTGGCACCTTacctctcttcttccatcttgaGGAGTAGATTTGGCAACCGGTTTTTTGCTTTTGAAGATGATGAGCCAGGCACTTCCAATGAGTTGTCTTCAGAGTTTGAGTTGTTTGCTGTGGTCACGCACACTGGTAGATTGGATGCTGGCCATTACGTGACCTATCTACGGTTAAGTAATCAGTGGTACAAGTGTGATGATGCATGGATAACTCAAGTTAGTGAGAACATTGTCAGGGCTGCACAAGGCTACATGATGTTCTATGTACAGAAGACCCTCTACTATAAAGCGAGTGAAAAAACGGTTTCCTCCTAA